In Elusimicrobiaceae bacterium, the following are encoded in one genomic region:
- a CDS encoding NifU family protein: MQKQVEQVIAEIRPMLQSDGGDIELISVDEATGKVTVSLRGACGCCPHAVMTLKAVVEARLKEAVPGVTEVIRA, encoded by the coding sequence ATGCAAAAACAGGTTGAACAGGTTATCGCCGAGATACGGCCCATGCTACAGTCGGACGGCGGCGATATTGAATTGATTTCCGTTGATGAAGCAACCGGCAAGGTAACAGTTTCGCTGCGCGGAGCCTGCGGCTGCTGCCCGCACGCGGTGATGACGCTTAAAGCGGTCGTGGAAGCCAGACTCAAGGAAGCGGTGCCCGGAGTAACCGAAGTAATCCGGGCCTGA